The Candidatus Methylomirabilota bacterium DNA window GCCGAGCGGGTGCACGTCATCGCCGAAGGGGCGGCGGCCTGCGCGGTGGCCGCCGCGGTCAGCGGGCGAGCCGGCGCCGGCAAGGTGGTGGCCGTCGTCTCCGGCGGCAACATCGACCTGTCGCGCTTCGCCTCGCTCGTGGGCGCCGGCCCGGAGCCCTGACCGCACCCGCCGGGCCATGGTCCGCGAGCCGGCCGTCGCCGGCGCCTTCTATCCCGCCGACCCTCGGGCGGTCGGAGCCGAGGTGGACCGGCTGCTGGGCCGCGACCCGGCCGCCCCCGCCCCGGCTCCGGCTCGCGCGGTGGTGGTCCCCCACGCCGGCTGGATGTACTCGGGCGACGTCGCGGGCGCGACGTTCGCGCAGGTCGCCGTCCCCCGTCTCGCCGTCCTGCTCGGCCCGAACCACACCGGCCTCGGCCTCCCCGGGGCGCTCATGGCCGAGGGGACCTGGCGCTATCCCGGCGGCAGCGTGCCGGTGGCCCGGGAGCTGGCCGCCGCCCTCCTGGCCGCCACGTCGGACCTGCGGCCGGACACCCGGGCTCACCTCCGTGAGCACGCCCTCGAGGTGCAGGTGCCGTTCCTCCACCGCGTTCAACCCGACATCGCGATCGTCCCGATCACCCTCGGCCGGGTCGATCCGGGTTTCTGCCGGCTCGTCGGCGAGGCGGTGGGGCGGGTCGCGGCGGCGTGGCCGGAGCCGGTCCTGGTGGTGGACTCGACCGACCTCAACCACTACGAGTCACAGGCCGTGTCGAGCCGCAAGGACCGCCTGGCGATCGACGCCATCCGGGCACTCGACCCGGATGGGCTCTGGCGCGCCGTCCGCACGCACGACATCACGATGTGCGGCATCGCGCCCACTCAGGCGCTCCTCTGGGCCGCGCCGCTCCTCGGCGTCCGGCAGGCTCGCCTCGTCCGGTACCACACCTCGGGCGACGTCTCCGGCGACCTCAAGCGCGTCGTCGGATACGCCGGTCTGATCCTCGACTAGCGACCGGCGGATCGACCGGACGTGATCCAGCTCGACGGCATCGCCAAGGCCTACGCGGGTCAGGTGCTCTTCCGCGACCTCTCCTGGCGAATCACCGGCCGAGAGCGGATCGGCCTGGTCGGCCCCAACGGAGCCGGGAAGACGACGCTCTGCCGGATCCTGGCGGGCCTCGAGGAGCCGGACGCCGGGCGCGTGACGCGGGACCGCGGCACGACCATCGGCTACCTCCCCCAGGAGGTCGCCGCGACGGCGGCGGAGTCGGTGCTAGGGGAGGCGCTCGGCGGGTTCGCGGAAGTGTGGGCCGTCGAGCGGGAGATGGAGGCGGTCGCCGCCGCGCTGGCCGTCGCGCCGGCCGACGCCCTCACCGCGCGCTACGGCGACCTCCAGCACCGGTTCGAGGCGCTGGGAGGCTACCGGCTGGAAACCGAGGCCAAGGCGATCCTGGGGGGCCTCGGCTTCCGGGACGCGGATCTGGCGCGCCCGGTGGCCGAGTTCTCGGGCGGGTGGCGGATGCGGGCGGCGCTGGCGCGGCTCCTGCTGCTCCGGCCGTCCCTGCTGCTCCTCGACGAGCCGACCAACCACCTCGACCTCGAGTCCCTGGCGTGGCTCGAGGCCTACCTCGGCGCCTACGACGGGGCGGTGGTGGTCGTGGCCCACGATCGCTACTTCCTCAACCGCATGGTGACCTCGATCGCGGACCTCGGACCCGACGGCCTGACCGTCTACCCGGGGTCGTACGACGACTACCTCGTCGAGCGCGAGGCCCGCCAGGCCCTGCGGGAGGCGCAGGCCCGGAACCAGCAGAAGCGCGTCGCCGAGATCGAGCGCTTCATCGAGCGCTTCCGCTACAAGGCGACCAAGGCCCGTCAGGTCCAGAGCCGGATCAAGATGCTCGAGCGCCTGGAGCGCATCGAGATCGAGGGCCCGGCCCGCACGATCCGGCTCGCGTTCCCCACCCCCCCGCGCACCGGACGGCGGGTCATCACGCTCCGAGGCATCCACAAGGCCTACGGCGACCACGTCGTCTACGCCGGCATCGACCTCGACGTCGAGCGAGGCGATCGCGTCGCCCTGGTCGGCGTCAACGGCGCCGGCAAGTCGACCCTCCTCCGGATCCTGGCCGGGGTGTTGCCTCCCGATCGTGGCGAGCGGAGGCTCGGGACCCACGTCAGCGCCCACTATTACGCCCAGCACCAGCTCGACGCGCTCGATCCCGCCCGCACGGTCCTCGAGGAGCTGGCCGGCGTGGCGCCCGACGCGACCCAGACCCGGCTGCGGACGCTGCTGGGGGCCTTTCTCTTCACCGGCGACACCGTCGACAAGAAGGTCGCGGTCCTCTCCGGCGGAGAGAAGGCGCGGGTCGCGCTGGCCAAGATGCTCATCCAGCCGGCGCCGTTCCTCTGTCTCGACGAGCCCACCAACCACCTCGATCTCGCCTCACGCGAGCGGCTCGAAGCGGCCCTCCAGGAGTTTCCCGGGACCATCGTGTTCATCTCTCACGACCGCTACTTCATCAATCGACTGGCCACCAAGGTCGTCGAGGTGGCGGGGGGCCGGCTGACCGTCTTCCTCGGGACCTACGACGATTACCGGGCCGCCGTCGAGCGGGCGCCGGAGCCGGTGGCGGTTCCGACCCGGGCCCCGGCCACCGCGCCGGGACCGAGCGCGCGGGCGGGCCGACGCCGGCCGCCCGGCGGCGACCCCGCCGTGCGCGAGCTGAGGCGGCGCGTCGAGGCGATCGAGCGGCAAATCCACGCGCTCGAGGCGCGGCTCGAGGAGCTGGGACGGGCTCTCGCCGACCCTGCCCTCTACCTGGACGGCGAGCGGGTCCGGGCCGTCGCGGCGGAACGCAGGAGCGCGGAGGCCGAGGTGGCGTGGCTCATGCGCGAGTGGGAGGAGCTGTCGACCGCCTTGGCCGCCCACGAGTAGAAAAACCCGCGCAAATTGACACGTTTGCCGCGTCCGCGCTATCATCGAGCTGTCCCGCGTTGCCCGCTCCGAGCCCGGAGTGTCTCGGCGTCGCTCGGCCCAGAGGGAGGGAAACGGAGGTCCTGTGGAAGAGTTCTACCGCATCAAACGGCTCCCCCCGTACGTCTTCGCCATCGTCAACGACCTCAAGGTCAAGGCGCGCGCCCGCGGTGAGGACATCATCGACCTCGGCATGGGGAACCCGGACCTGCCCACGCCGCCGCACATCGTGGACAAGCTGATCCAGGCGGCGCGCAACCCGAAGAACCATCGCTATTCGGCCTCGAAGGGGATCCGCCGGCTCCGGGTCGCCATCGCCGCCTGGTACCGCAAGCGCTTCGGGGTCGAGCTCGACCCCGAGAGCGAGGCCGTCGCCACCATCGGCTCCAAGGAAGGCCTGGCCCATCTGGTTCTGGCCCTTCTCCAGCCCGGCGACGCCGTGCTCGTCCCCAATCCGGCCTACCCGATTCACGCCTACTCGGTCGTGATCGCCGACGGAGACCTGCGGTCGGTCCCGCTGGTGCCGGGCGAGGACTTCTTCGCACGCCTCGAGGAGGCCGTCCGGCTGGCCTGGCCCAAGCCGAAGGGCCTCCTCATCAACTTTCCCCACAACCCGACGACGCAGGTGACCGACCGCGGCTTCTTCGAGCGCGTGGTCGCCTTTGCCCGCGAGCACCGGCTGTGGGTGATCCACGACTTCACGTACGCCGATCTCGCGTTCGACGGCTACCGGCCGTCCTCGTTTCTGGAGATCCCGGGGGCCAAGGAGGTCGGGGTCGAGTTCTTCTCGCTGACCAAGTCGTACAACATGGCCGGATGGCGGCTCGGCTTCGCCTGCGGCAATCCCGGCATGATCAACGCGCTGGCCCGGATGAAGTCGTACCTCGACTACGGCGTCTTCCAGCCGATCCAGATCGCGGCGATCGTGGCGCTCGAGGGGCCACAGGCCTGCGTCGGCGAGATCGTGGAAACCTATCGCAAGCGGCGCGACGTCCTCGTCAACGGCCTCACCCGCATCGGGTGGAAGGTGGACCTGCCCCGCGCCACGATGTTCGTCTGGGCCCCGATCCCCGAGGCCTTCCGGGGCCTGGGCTCGCTCGAGTTCGCCAAGCTGCTCATCAACGAGGCGAAGGTGGCGGTCTCGCCCGGCATCGGCTTCGGCGAGTACGGGGAAGGCTTCGTGCGCTTCGCCCTGGTCGAGAACGAGCATCGCATCCGCCAGGCCGTGCGGGGCATCAAGAGCTTCCTCCGGTGAACGAGATCGGCATCGGGCTTCTCGGGATCGGCACCGTGGGCGGGGGCGTCCTGAAGATCTACCGCCAGAATCAGACCGCCCTCGAGGCGAAGGCCGGCTGCCGTCTCCGGATCCCGGCGGTCGCCGACCGCGACGTCACCACCCCCCGGGCCGGCCTCACGCTCGCCGAGTGGCCCCTGACGACCGAGGTGGAGCGGGTCCTCGGCGACGCGGGCGTGGCCGTCGTGATCGAGCTGATCGGCGGGCTCGAGCCCGCTCGCACGTTCATCCTCCGCGCGATGGCGGCCGGCAAGCACGTGGTGACGGCGAACAAGGCGCTCATCGCCACGCACGGGCCCGAGCTGTTCGAGGCGGCCCGGCGGCGGGGGGTGCTGCTCGGCTTCGAGGCGGCGGTGGCCGGCGGCGTCCCGATCATCCGGGCATTGCGCGACGGCCTGGCCGCCAACCGCATCCTCTCGCTCTACGGCATCGTCAACGGCACCGCCAACTTCATCCTGACCAAGATGACCGTCGAGGGCCGGGAGTTCCGGGAGGTGCTGCGAGAGGCGCAGGCCGCGGGGTACGCCGAGGCCGATCCGACCCTCGACATCGAGGGGATCGACTCCGCTCACAAGCTCCAGATCCTGGCCTCGCTGGCGTTCCGGACGGCCGTGGATCTCAAGGAGATCCACACCGAGGGCATCACCGCCATCACCCCGGAGGAGATCGCCAACGCTCGGGAGCTCGGCTACCGGATCAAGCTCCTCGCCGTCGCCAAGGCGACCGACGGGGCACTCGAGGCGCGCGTCCATCCCACGATGATCCCGGCCACCTCGCCCCTGGCGGCCGTCTCGGGCGTGTTCAATGCGATCTTCGTCGCGGGAGACGCGGTCGGCGATCAGATGTTCTACGGCCGGGGAGCCGGCCAGATGCCGACCGCGTCCGCCGTCTGGTCGGACGTGATCGAGATCGCGCGCCGCCTGGCCCACGGCCACGACGCGCTGCCCGAGGATCTCCCCCTCATCGAGGCCAGCGGACCCGGCCGGCTTCGGCTTCGGGCCATGGAGGAGATCCGCTCGGCGTACTACCTCCGCGTCATGGCGCAGGACCGCCCGGGCGTCCTTTCCCAGGTCGCCGGCGTGCTCGGGCACCACGACATCTCGATCGCCTCGGTGCTCCAGAAGGGGCGGGGAGAGGTCGCGGCGGTGCCGGTCGTCATGATGACCCACGAGGCCCGGGAGCGGAACATGCGCGCGGCGCTCGAGGAGATCGATCGCCTGCCGGTCGTGGCCGACCGCACCGTCATGGTGCGAGTGGAGGATCGCCTCCCGTCCTGAGGCGGCCCGGGCCGATCGCCGGACCCGGCAGGTCCGACACCATGGAATAGACGTCCCCCGCCGTGCGTCCAATCTGCAGGCGGCGGGCCCGGCGCGGTGAGCCACCCCGGGTGGTTCCTCCCTCCCCGGATGGTCGCGCTGCGGCCTGTCGCCGTCTCCACCCCGGTTGAACAGGACACCAGCCGTGCGCCAGGCGCCTGTCGAAGTCATCAGCGGCCGATGACCCCAATCACGGAATGCATCGAATAGCGTCCGCGCGGCGGCTTCGCCGCCGCCCCGACCGGGGGGGCATCGGGGGGGTCTTCCAAGACCCCCCCGAAATGACCTAGCATGGCCAGCGCCATGAGTCGGCCCGGCCCGATCCCCAGCCCCGATCTCCCTGCCCGTCCGAGGCTGTCCCGGTGAGCCTGATCGTCCAGAAATACGGCGGTTCCTCGGTGGCCGACCCCGAGAAGATCAAGGGGGTCGCTCGCCGGGTCGTCGAGACGGCGAAGGCGGGCCACCGGGTCGTGGTGGTCGTTTCCGCGATGGGGAAGACGACCGACGGCCTCATCCGCCTCGCCCACGAGATCACCCCAGCCCCGAACGCGCGTGAGCTGGACATGCTGCTCGCCACGGGCGAGCAGGTCTCGATCGCCCTGCTGGCGATGGCGACCGAAGCACTCGGCTACCGGGCGCGCTCGTTCACCGGCGAGCAGGCGGGCATCCGGACCGACGAGGCCCACACGCGCGCCCGCATCGTCGGCATCGACGCGGACAAGGTGCGGCGGGCGCTCGACGACGGGCACGTCGCCATCGTGGCCGGCTTCCAGGGCGTGACGGCCGGGGACGACATCACCACCCTCGGCCGTGGCGGATCAGACCTCACCGCCGTGGCCCTGGCCGCCGCGCTACAGGCCGACGTGTGCGAGATCTACACCGACGTGGACGGCGTGTACACGGCCGATCCGAACATCGTGCCGGAGGCCCGGAAGCTCTCCCGTATCTCCTACGACGAGATGCTCGAAATGGCGAGCCTGGGCGCCCGGGTGCTGCAGTCCCGCTCCGTCGAGTTCGCCAAGAAGTACGGGGTACCGGTACACGTCCGATCGACCTTCAAGGCCGACCTGGGCACGCTCGTCACCAAGGAGGACCCCCGCATGGAAGCCGTCATCGTGACCGGGGTCACCCATGATCGCACGCAGGCGAAGGTCTCCATCCTGCGCGTGCCGGACCGCCCGGGGATCGCCGCCCAGGTCTTCGGGGCCGTCGCCGACCACGGGATCGTCGTGGACATGATCGTCCAGAACATCAGCCGTGACGGCTACACCGACATCTCCTTCACGCTGGCCCGCACCGACCGCGAGAAAACGGTCACCGTCCTCAGCGAGGTGGCGCGGCGGATCGGGGCGGAGGGGGCGACCTACGACGACCGCATCGCCAAGGTGTCGATCGTCGGGGTCGGCATGCGCAGCCACTCGGGGGTCGCAGCCCGGATGTTTCAGGCGCTCTCCCGCGAGGGGATCAACATCCAGATGATCTCCACCTCCGAGATCGCGGTGTCGTGCGTGATCGAGGACAAGTACGCCGAGCTCGCGGTCCGCGCCCTCCACGAGGTGTTCGAGCTCGCCTCCGAGCCCTCGCCCTCGCGCTGACGCGCGTCGCGTTCACTTCATTCTGCCGTTGTCCTCGGCCCGGAGCGACCACACGCTGAGGATTGCCCGACCGCTGACGGTTTGTGGTCCGCTTCGAGCGGCGGCTTTGCCGCCGCAACCCTCCCGGGGGAGGGTGTGGGAGGGGGCCGTCAAGGCCCCCTCCCATGATCTAGTCCGACGAGAGCGCGCCCCGGTCCTGCCCCGCGCGGTAGGGGGGGAAGCGGAAGGCCATCTCGCGGCTCAGGAGCCCCCCGTGGCCGAAGGCCGCGAGCTCGCCCGCGCCGACGGCCTCGCCGGCGAGGAGCCGCGGGAGGAGGAGGTCGAAGAGCGTCGCCTGAGAGAACATCCCGCAGGACGGCATGCCGAGCACCGGCGTGGATCCGAGGAAGGCCAGCCAGAGCAGGCTGCCCGGGTGGGCCGGCACCCCGCGCCGGAGGAGGCGGCCGCCGAGCCGCTCGAGGGCGGCGAAGACCGGGTCGAGCGGATCGAGGGCGTTGGCGCCGGCCGCCACGACGAGTTGGGCGCCGCGCCGGAGGGCGCCTTCCACCGTGGTCGCCAGCTCGGTGCCGTCGGCCTCGACGAAGGCGAGGTCGGCCAGCATCGCGCCGAACCATGCGAGCTTCTCCCGGAGCGCGGCCTCGAACCGCGCGCGGGCCTTGGGCTCGAGGCTCGCGGGCGCCACGGCCGCCACGCGGAGGGGACGGAAGGCGCGCACGGTCACGAGCCCCCCGGCCGCGCCCGCCCGCGCCTCGGCCTCCCGGACGACGCCTTCGGGGATGACCAGCGGCGTGACCTTGGCCTTCGCCACGACCTCGCCGGCGTCCACGACCTGGCCGTCGTAGAGCGTGTAGACGGAGATTCCCTCGAGGCCGTTCACGGCCGCCAGCGCGTCGACTCCCACCCGCACCAGGCCGCGCGATACGGCGACCAGCGCCCACTGCCCGCCCGACGAGTCACGGATCCGGAGCCCGGGCCCCGCCGCGGCGGCGGCCAGGCGCTCGCCGGCGACGTCCTCGTGGAGGTCGCCCGGCTCCATTTCGAGGAGGTGGACCTCGTCCCGTCCGGCGCCCGCGAGCGCGACGAGACGCCGGGCGGAGGCGGTGTCCACGATCTCCCCCTTGCGGACCACGAGCTTCCCATCCCCGCCCCGGACGTCGTGGCAGAGCACCCAGCCAACCAGCCGGTCGACTCCGACATCGGCCGGGACGACCGCGTGGGCTTTCATCCGCCGGTCGCGACCGGGCTCGGCCGTCCGCCCTTCTCCACGTAGAGGGGTCGGCCCGTGCCGCCGTAGCGCGCGGCGACGATCTCCGCGAGAATCGCCAGGGCGATCTCCGGGGCACTGCGGGCCCCGAGATCGAGGCCGATCGGGACCCGGAGGCGGGCCAGCAGATCCTCGGTCACGCCCTCCTCCCGGAGAAGCTTCAGGATCGCCTCACCGCGCCGGCGGCTCCCGAGCATCCCGACGTACCCGGCCGGCGTCCCGAGGACGTGCCGCAGGACCGGGATGTCGTACTTGTAGTCGTGCGCTACCAGCACCACCGCCGTCGAGGGCGCGAAGGGCACCCGGCGCGCCGCTTCCGACGGGATGCCGACCACCAGCTCGTCGGCCTCGGGAAAGCGCTCGCGGGTGGCCAGCCGCGGACGGCCGTCCACGACGACCGTGCGGAATCCGAGGGTCTTCGCGAGGGTCGTGAGCGGCATGGCGACGTGGCCGGCGCCCACGACCAGGAGCGTCGGGGGCGGCATGTGGACTTCGAGAAAGCCGCGGACCCTGCTGGCGGGGCCGATCTCGACCGTGCGCGACGCGCCGCTCGCGAAGGCCTCGCGGGCCAGCGCCGCCGCCGCCTCGTCGAGGGCGGGCTCGCCGAGCGTGCCGGCGCGGCGGCCGTCGTCGAGGACGAGCAGCTTCGACCCCGCCTGCGGAGGATCGAGCCGCGTCACGAGGGCGCCGGCCCGACCCCCGGCCACGTGCCCCCGGAGCTCTTCGTAAAACGGCAACGCTCCGTCCCGCACCTGGTCGGTGGGGCCGAGGGAGACGGGCTCCAGGAAGACCTCGATCGTCCCGCCACAGGTGAGCCCGATCTCCCAGGCATCCTCGTCCCCGAGCGACAGCTCCAGCAGTCGAGGCGTGGCTCCGGTCAGGACGTCCTCGGCCTCCGCCATGACCTGGGCGTCGACGCAGCCCCCGATCGTCACCGACCCGAGAATGCGCCCGCCCTCGCCGACCCACATCTTGGCGCCTTCCTTGCGAGGCGTGGTGCCACGCGTGCTGACGAGCGTGGCCAGCGCGGCCCGGCCTTCGAGGCTTCGCAGGTGCTCGAGCTGGTCGAAGAACTCGCTCACGGAGGCCATTGTACCCCCGAGCAACGCGCGGCGCGCGGCTACTCCGACAGCCTGCCGGGAGCGCCTCAGGGTTTCAGGTGGCGGGCGAGCGCGCGGAGCGACTCGAGATTGTGCGCGGGCAGAAAGACGTCCACGTGCGGCAGGGCTGCGATCATCCCTTGAGTCAGTGGCTGGTAATCGGGACTCCCGAGCAGCGGGTTCAGCCAGATGACCTTGCCGGCCCGGCGGCGCATCCGGAGGAGCGTCTCGGCCAGGATCGCCGGGTCCCCGGTATCCCAGCCATCCGACAGGACGATGACGACCGTGTCGCGGTCGAGCAGATGTCGCCAGTCCGCGAGGAATGCCCGCAGGCTCTCGCCGATCTTGGTCCCGCCCGACCAGTCGCGGACCTCGCCGAGCCGCGCCAGCGCCGAGCCGTACGTCTGGCCGCGCAGCTCGTCGGTGATCCGGTGGAGCCGGGTGGAGAAGACGAACGTCTCCATCCGGCCGAGCTGGTTCTGGAGTGCATAGAGGAACTGGACGAGGAGCCGGCTGTAGAGGTCCATCGAGCCCGACACGTCACACAGGACGACGAGCTTGGTCTTGAGGATCTTCCGCCGGCGACGGGCGAGCTCGACGGGCTCCCCGCGCGTGAGGCTGGTCCGCATCGTCCGCCGCAGGTCCACCCGCCCGCGCCGGCGCGAGGGCGTCAGCCGGCGGCTCTTGCGGGTGGCCAGCCGGCGCGCCAGCTGAGCGGCCAGCCGCGCGATTTCCTCGAGCTCCTCGGCGGCGAACGACGAGAAGTCCTTGCCGAGCATCGCCTCGATGTCCGAGAGCCCCGGCAGCCCCACCGGCTCCCCTTCGCCTTCGCCGAACTCGGTCCAGTCGGCGAACTCGAGGGCCGTCTTTGGAGCGCGCGGGAAGTGGGCATCGATCGCGGGCGGCTGCGTCTCCCCGGCCGGCCCGGTCACTGACGCCGGACTCGTGATGCCGCCCCAGAAGGCGTCGAATGCGGCGTCGAAGGTGGAGAACTCCTCGGGTCGGGTGACGAGCACCGTGCGCAGGGCCCGGTGTACCTCCGCCCGGTCCGTGAGGTCGATCAGCTCGAGGGTCCGGAGGGCGTCGCGGCTCTCGGCAGGAGTGATGCCGAGGCCGCGGGCCCGGAGAAGCCGGCAGAACCGGACGGTGGCCGTGAGGAGATCGCTCGGGAGCGGGCGAGCCGGCACGCTCACGGCCGCCACATCGAGCCTCGGGCGCCGGGCATCGGCCCGGAGGACCCTCAGCTTTCCAGGAGCTCCGACAGCCGACCCGCCGCGAGGTCGGCCTCGAGCCGCTTGACGTCCTCGACCTCCTTGAGGACACACCCCAGGGTCTCCCGGACGAGCTCCGCATCGAGGTGGTCGGCGTGGAGCGCGGCCAGCGCGGCCGCCCAGTCGAGGGTCTCGGCGACACCGGGGACCTTGGCGAGCTTCATCCGCCGGAGGCTCTGCATCGCTCGCGCGACCTGACCGGCCAGTCGCTCGTTGACGCCGGGGACCTTGGTCCGAAGGATCCGGATTTCCTTCTCGAACGACGGGTAGTCGATCCAGAGGTAGAGACAGCGGCGACGCAGGGCATCCGAAAGGTCCCGCGAGCGGTTGGAGGTCAGCACGACATGCGGCCGGTGGGTCGCCCGGATGGTCCCGATCTCGGGGATCGTCACCTGGAAATCGGAGAGCACTTCCAGGAGAAAGCTCTCGAACTCGAGATCGGACCGGTCGATCTCGTCGACGAGCAGGACGGGAGGCTTGCCGTGCTGCGTGATGGCCTGAAGCAGCGGGCGCTTGAGGAGGAAGGGCTCGGCGAAGATGTCGGCCTCCTTTTCGGCGACCGAGCGCGCCTCGCGCTCCTCGAGCTTGATCCGGAGGAGCTGCTTCGGGTAGTTCCACTCGTAGAGGGCGGTGGCGGCGTCGAGCCCCTCGTAGCACTGGAGCCGGATCAGGTTCGTGTCGAGGACCCGCGCCAGCACCTTGGCGATCTCGGTCTTCCCCACGCCGGCGTGACCCTCGACCAGCAGGGGCTTCCCGAGGGTCATGCCCAGATGGACGGCGGTCGCGATGGCGGGCTCCGTGATGTAGGCGGCCTCCTCCATCAGGGCCTGAATTTTCCGGATCTCTTCGCGCATCGAGGCTCCTTCAGTCGTGAACGAGTCGTCGTCGACGCCGTGGCGGGCAGATACCCGGGGACTCATTGTAGCGCAGGTGGAGCAGTGCGTCACTCGGCGGGCCGGGCGAGCCGTGGGGCGTGGTGAGGCCGCCGTCTCCCGGGGGTGACGGGGCGCGGCGGCCGCACCCCGCCCTCGGTCACCGGGTCAGCTTGCCGAGTGTCACGCGGACCGGCCGGCGGGCGCCCGCGCGGACGACGCTGACGTCGACCGGGCGGCCCGGCGAGGTCTTCGCGACGAGGGCGGCGAGCTCTTCGGGTCCGTGGACGGCCCGGCCGTCGTAGCCGACGATCACGTCGCCGGGCCGGAGCCCCGCGCGCTCGGCGGCGGAGCCGGACTCCACCTCG harbors:
- the amrB gene encoding AmmeMemoRadiSam system protein B; protein product: MVREPAVAGAFYPADPRAVGAEVDRLLGRDPAAPAPAPARAVVVPHAGWMYSGDVAGATFAQVAVPRLAVLLGPNHTGLGLPGALMAEGTWRYPGGSVPVARELAAALLAATSDLRPDTRAHLREHALEVQVPFLHRVQPDIAIVPITLGRVDPGFCRLVGEAVGRVAAAWPEPVLVVDSTDLNHYESQAVSSRKDRLAIDAIRALDPDGLWRAVRTHDITMCGIAPTQALLWAAPLLGVRQARLVRYHTSGDVSGDLKRVVGYAGLILD
- a CDS encoding ABC-F family ATP-binding cassette domain-containing protein — encoded protein: MIQLDGIAKAYAGQVLFRDLSWRITGRERIGLVGPNGAGKTTLCRILAGLEEPDAGRVTRDRGTTIGYLPQEVAATAAESVLGEALGGFAEVWAVEREMEAVAAALAVAPADALTARYGDLQHRFEALGGYRLETEAKAILGGLGFRDADLARPVAEFSGGWRMRAALARLLLLRPSLLLLDEPTNHLDLESLAWLEAYLGAYDGAVVVVAHDRYFLNRMVTSIADLGPDGLTVYPGSYDDYLVEREARQALREAQARNQQKRVAEIERFIERFRYKATKARQVQSRIKMLERLERIEIEGPARTIRLAFPTPPRTGRRVITLRGIHKAYGDHVVYAGIDLDVERGDRVALVGVNGAGKSTLLRILAGVLPPDRGERRLGTHVSAHYYAQHQLDALDPARTVLEELAGVAPDATQTRLRTLLGAFLFTGDTVDKKVAVLSGGEKARVALAKMLIQPAPFLCLDEPTNHLDLASRERLEAALQEFPGTIVFISHDRYFINRLATKVVEVAGGRLTVFLGTYDDYRAAVERAPEPVAVPTRAPATAPGPSARAGRRRPPGGDPAVRELRRRVEAIERQIHALEARLEELGRALADPALYLDGERVRAVAAERRSAEAEVAWLMREWEELSTALAAHE
- the alaC gene encoding alanine transaminase, with the protein product MEEFYRIKRLPPYVFAIVNDLKVKARARGEDIIDLGMGNPDLPTPPHIVDKLIQAARNPKNHRYSASKGIRRLRVAIAAWYRKRFGVELDPESEAVATIGSKEGLAHLVLALLQPGDAVLVPNPAYPIHAYSVVIADGDLRSVPLVPGEDFFARLEEAVRLAWPKPKGLLINFPHNPTTQVTDRGFFERVVAFAREHRLWVIHDFTYADLAFDGYRPSSFLEIPGAKEVGVEFFSLTKSYNMAGWRLGFACGNPGMINALARMKSYLDYGVFQPIQIAAIVALEGPQACVGEIVETYRKRRDVLVNGLTRIGWKVDLPRATMFVWAPIPEAFRGLGSLEFAKLLINEAKVAVSPGIGFGEYGEGFVRFALVENEHRIRQAVRGIKSFLR
- a CDS encoding homoserine dehydrogenase, with amino-acid sequence MNEIGIGLLGIGTVGGGVLKIYRQNQTALEAKAGCRLRIPAVADRDVTTPRAGLTLAEWPLTTEVERVLGDAGVAVVIELIGGLEPARTFILRAMAAGKHVVTANKALIATHGPELFEAARRRGVLLGFEAAVAGGVPIIRALRDGLAANRILSLYGIVNGTANFILTKMTVEGREFREVLREAQAAGYAEADPTLDIEGIDSAHKLQILASLAFRTAVDLKEIHTEGITAITPEEIANARELGYRIKLLAVAKATDGALEARVHPTMIPATSPLAAVSGVFNAIFVAGDAVGDQMFYGRGAGQMPTASAVWSDVIEIARRLAHGHDALPEDLPLIEASGPGRLRLRAMEEIRSAYYLRVMAQDRPGVLSQVAGVLGHHDISIASVLQKGRGEVAAVPVVMMTHEARERNMRAALEEIDRLPVVADRTVMVRVEDRLPS
- a CDS encoding aspartate kinase gives rise to the protein MSLIVQKYGGSSVADPEKIKGVARRVVETAKAGHRVVVVVSAMGKTTDGLIRLAHEITPAPNARELDMLLATGEQVSIALLAMATEALGYRARSFTGEQAGIRTDEAHTRARIVGIDADKVRRALDDGHVAIVAGFQGVTAGDDITTLGRGGSDLTAVALAAALQADVCEIYTDVDGVYTADPNIVPEARKLSRISYDEMLEMASLGARVLQSRSVEFAKKYGVPVHVRSTFKADLGTLVTKEDPRMEAVIVTGVTHDRTQAKVSILRVPDRPGIAAQVFGAVADHGIVVDMIVQNISRDGYTDISFTLARTDREKTVTVLSEVARRIGAEGATYDDRIAKVSIVGVGMRSHSGVAARMFQALSREGINIQMISTSEIAVSCVIEDKYAELAVRALHEVFELASEPSPSR
- a CDS encoding XdhC/CoxI family protein; the protein is MSEFFDQLEHLRSLEGRAALATLVSTRGTTPRKEGAKMWVGEGGRILGSVTIGGCVDAQVMAEAEDVLTGATPRLLELSLGDEDAWEIGLTCGGTIEVFLEPVSLGPTDQVRDGALPFYEELRGHVAGGRAGALVTRLDPPQAGSKLLVLDDGRRAGTLGEPALDEAAAALAREAFASGASRTVEIGPASRVRGFLEVHMPPPTLLVVGAGHVAMPLTTLAKTLGFRTVVVDGRPRLATRERFPEADELVVGIPSEAARRVPFAPSTAVVLVAHDYKYDIPVLRHVLGTPAGYVGMLGSRRRGEAILKLLREEGVTEDLLARLRVPIGLDLGARSAPEIALAILAEIVAARYGGTGRPLYVEKGGRPSPVATGG
- a CDS encoding VWA domain-containing protein, whose translation is MAAVSVPARPLPSDLLTATVRFCRLLRARGLGITPAESRDALRTLELIDLTDRAEVHRALRTVLVTRPEEFSTFDAAFDAFWGGITSPASVTGPAGETQPPAIDAHFPRAPKTALEFADWTEFGEGEGEPVGLPGLSDIEAMLGKDFSSFAAEELEEIARLAAQLARRLATRKSRRLTPSRRRGRVDLRRTMRTSLTRGEPVELARRRRKILKTKLVVLCDVSGSMDLYSRLLVQFLYALQNQLGRMETFVFSTRLHRITDELRGQTYGSALARLGEVRDWSGGTKIGESLRAFLADWRHLLDRDTVVIVLSDGWDTGDPAILAETLLRMRRRAGKVIWLNPLLGSPDYQPLTQGMIAALPHVDVFLPAHNLESLRALARHLKP
- a CDS encoding MoxR family ATPase, with protein sequence MREEIRKIQALMEEAAYITEPAIATAVHLGMTLGKPLLVEGHAGVGKTEIAKVLARVLDTNLIRLQCYEGLDAATALYEWNYPKQLLRIKLEEREARSVAEKEADIFAEPFLLKRPLLQAITQHGKPPVLLVDEIDRSDLEFESFLLEVLSDFQVTIPEIGTIRATHRPHVVLTSNRSRDLSDALRRRCLYLWIDYPSFEKEIRILRTKVPGVNERLAGQVARAMQSLRRMKLAKVPGVAETLDWAAALAALHADHLDAELVRETLGCVLKEVEDVKRLEADLAAGRLSELLES
- a CDS encoding PDZ domain-containing protein, producing MREAKPMPMPTPPGDKVVPESRSERLGASVRLLTPEVARDLGVQAKRGALVTEVESGSAAERAGLRPGDVIVGYDGRAVHGPEELAALVAKTSPGRPVDVSVVRAGARRPVRVTLGKLTR